CAGGTTAAAGGTGGACAGCACTGTGCCGGTGCCGACCGTCGTGGATCCGACCAGCTTGGCGCGCTGGTGGTCCTGGAGGGCGCCGGCCACGATCTCGGCGGAGCTGGCCGTACCCTCGTTGATGAGAGCGACCATGGGCAGGTCCAGCGCCACGCCCCCCGTGCGCGCGGGAACCGGCGTGCGCGTTCCCTGCGCGTCCTGTTCGATGAGTACGTCGCCGTCGCCGACGAACTGGCTCGCGACCGCGACCGCCTCGTCCCTCAGGCCGCCGGTATTGTTGCGCAAGTCGAACACCAGGCCCGACGCCCCGCTGGCTCGGGCATCGTTCAGCGCCTGGACGAGCTGATCGCCCGTGTGCTCGGCGAATTGACTGACCAGCACGTGGGCGATCGACGTGCCGGGCGCCATCGTCCAGGTGACGCTCGGCACGGTGAACTGCTCCCGCTGGATGGTGACGTCCGTCAGCACGGTCGCGCCCTGGTGGATGACGGTGAGGGACACGCTCGTACCGGCGCGCCCCCGTATTCGGCGGACGACCTCTTCGAGGGACAGGCCCAAGATCTCCTGGCCGTCGACGCGCACGATCGTGTCGCCCGCTTTCAGTCCGGCGCGCTCGGCGGGAGAGTTAGGAAGCGGGGCCAGGATCGTCGGGCCCTGCTCGCGAAGGACCAGCTCGGCGCCAATACCCTCCAGGCGGCCGGAGATCGCCTCGCGCTCGTCCCTCAACGCCTGGGGGGACAGGAAGCGCGTGTGGCCGAAATCCCCGAGGGAGTCGAGCATCCCCTCGATGGCGCCGTAGGTCATGCGCGTCTGATCGATAGCGGATCGCTCCACGTAGTGAGCGTTGACCAGGTTCCACGCTTCCCAGAACACGCGGAACGTGGGGACGACGGTCAGCGGCTCGCCCGCCATCAGCCCGGGGATCCCGAACACCGGGCCGACCTGGGCGCCCGCGAGGAAGCTGGCGATGGCAATCAGAAGGATCGCAAAGGACGCCCTTCGCGGCGAACCCGGAGCGACGATGAGGGGACCTCACGTTTGTTGATGGAGCACCGCGCGCGGGTGGGAAGCCATCCACATTGTAGTGGCCCGCATCGGCAGGACGGTTGCGCGCGCGGTGGGCGCGTCGCTATCCTCGCCTGGGGGTGGAGCCATGAAAATCGCGGTGATGGGCACGGGCGGGGTGGGCGGCTACTTCGGCGGCCGGCTAGCGGCGCGTGGTGAAGACGTGACCTTCATCGCCCGTGGATCGCATCTGCAGGCAATCCAGGATCGGGGGCTGACCGTACGGAGCACCCTCGGCGACTTCACCGTGGTGGGCGCCCAAGCCACGGACGATCCCTCGCGCGTGGGGACGGCCGACGTCGTGCTCTTCTGCGTGAAGGCGTGGGACACGCGCTCGGCCGCCGAGCACACGCGACCGCTGGTGGGGGAGGGAAC
This sequence is a window from Chloroflexota bacterium. Protein-coding genes within it:
- a CDS encoding S41 family peptidase, translated to MAGEPLTVVPTFRVFWEAWNLVNAHYVERSAIDQTRMTYGAIEGMLDSLGDFGHTRFLSPQALRDEREAISGRLEGIGAELVLREQGPTILAPLPNSPAERAGLKAGDTIVRVDGQEILGLSLEEVVRRIRGRAGTSVSLTVIHQGATVLTDVTIQREQFTVPSVTWTMAPGTSIAHVLVSQFAEHTGDQLVQALNDARASGASGLVFDLRNNTGGLRDEAVAVASQFVGDGDVLIEQDAQGTRTPVPARTGGVALDLPMVALINEGTASSAEIVAGALQDHQRAKLVGSTTVGTGTVLSTFNLTDGSAILLGTREWFTPDGHQIWHHGITPDVPVPLPASVAPLNPNQESAMSPEALQASQDDQLLRALEILGSP
- a CDS encoding 2-dehydropantoate 2-reductase, whose protein sequence is MKIAVMGTGGVGGYFGGRLAARGEDVTFIARGSHLQAIQDRGLTVRSTLGDFTVVGAQATDDPSRVGTADVVLFCVKAWDTRSAAEHTRPLVGEGT